In Mastigocladopsis repens PCC 10914, a single window of DNA contains:
- a CDS encoding PqqD family peptide modification chaperone: protein MTSKPAKSELSESSTVVAAAEQISSDLGGEAVILNLKSGVYHGLNEMGAQVWNLIQQPKVVKDIKQVILEEYEIEPEVCMSDLLALLNDLRTTGLIEVKNETVT, encoded by the coding sequence ATGACTTCAAAGCCTGCCAAGTCCGAACTTTCAGAGTCGTCAACAGTAGTAGCTGCTGCGGAACAAATATCTTCCGATCTCGGCGGCGAAGCAGTCATTCTAAATCTCAAATCGGGAGTTTATCACGGTTTGAATGAGATGGGAGCGCAGGTCTGGAATTTGATTCAGCAACCCAAGGTTGTGAAAGATATTAAACAAGTGATTTTAGAAGAGTACGAAATTGAACCAGAAGTTTGCATGAGCGACCTCTTGGCACTACTAAACGATTTGAGAACCACAGGGCTAATTGAGGTTAAGAATGAAACAGTTACATAA
- a CDS encoding lasso peptide isopeptide bond-forming cyclase, which translates to MSGIMGIYYLDRRPIERQDLARMVDILEHRGADGADIWINESVGFGHRMLWTTPESLLEKLPSVNQTGDLVITCDARIDNRDELICALQFDNCPPEKIADSQIILAAYDKWGEQCPEHLLGDFAFAIWNGRKQSLFCARDHMGVKPLYYYYQAAKIFAFASEIKALLCLQEIPRLLNKVKVGDYLAAILDDKSNTFYQDIFRLPPGCCMVLSAKGMQIRSYWSLDPSRELELGSDEEYAEALREIFAEAVRCRLRSAFPIGSHLSGGLDSSSVTCMARQVLMEGGISRPLHTFSNIFDIITECDERPFIEAVLAQGSMIPHYVHADQQGPLSNLEQIFRYHDEAIPAPTHFLLWGLNHAARTEGVRVVLDGLDGDNTISHGDGYLTELVRKGQWAEFAKEVGDLYKLGLSPSHYLRQHGLTYLEELARGWKWVDFVRETNHLLKHFNVSRQQLFLQHGLKPLLPQSVLSAWQVLRGRKQSLNGRHLIIKRSFAKQIALNKRIQALTGFQSSQPLTEREQHWRGLTSGVLTLGLEVSDHYAAAFSLEPRHPFMDKRLIEFCLSLPPEQKLNQGWSRFVMRRAMTNVLPEQVQWRRGKSDMSSSFVHGLLVHNRKLVDEVMQNDLHGIAEYINTKYLRKIYKELISVSEIKPPESLIDVSLWQVAMFTLWLQHSQLKQ; encoded by the coding sequence ATGAGCGGCATTATGGGTATTTACTATTTGGACAGGCGTCCTATAGAACGTCAAGACCTAGCACGAATGGTTGATATCTTGGAGCATCGGGGAGCTGATGGTGCAGACATTTGGATCAATGAGTCTGTTGGTTTTGGGCATCGGATGCTGTGGACGACTCCAGAATCTCTTTTAGAAAAACTGCCCTCAGTTAACCAAACGGGTGATTTAGTCATTACATGCGATGCACGCATAGATAATCGCGATGAACTTATCTGTGCATTACAGTTTGATAACTGTCCACCCGAAAAGATTGCAGATAGCCAGATCATTTTGGCAGCTTATGACAAATGGGGAGAGCAATGTCCAGAACATCTTCTGGGTGACTTTGCCTTTGCTATCTGGAATGGGCGAAAGCAATCTCTATTTTGCGCCCGCGATCACATGGGTGTAAAGCCTCTCTATTATTACTATCAAGCAGCTAAGATATTTGCTTTTGCTTCAGAAATTAAAGCTCTGCTATGTTTACAGGAGATACCACGCCTGCTGAACAAGGTAAAAGTAGGCGACTATCTGGCAGCCATATTGGATGATAAGTCCAATACTTTTTATCAAGACATATTCCGTCTTCCTCCTGGCTGCTGCATGGTGTTGAGTGCTAAAGGAATGCAAATTCGCTCCTACTGGTCACTTGACCCTTCCCGTGAGTTGGAGTTGGGTTCTGATGAGGAATATGCTGAAGCATTACGTGAAATATTTGCTGAGGCAGTGCGGTGTCGCCTGCGGAGCGCTTTCCCAATAGGTTCGCATCTCAGTGGAGGGCTAGACTCCTCTTCTGTCACCTGCATGGCACGGCAAGTGCTTATGGAAGGCGGCATCAGTCGCCCTTTACACACCTTCTCAAATATTTTTGATATAATTACTGAGTGTGATGAGCGTCCCTTCATTGAGGCTGTACTTGCCCAAGGGAGTATGATTCCTCATTACGTCCATGCTGACCAACAGGGTCCTCTATCGAACTTAGAGCAAATTTTCCGATACCACGATGAAGCCATTCCTGCTCCTACCCATTTTCTGCTTTGGGGATTGAACCATGCTGCTCGTACCGAAGGGGTTCGGGTTGTCTTAGATGGCTTGGATGGTGATAACACTATCTCCCACGGAGATGGTTATCTGACTGAGTTGGTGCGGAAAGGACAGTGGGCAGAATTTGCTAAAGAAGTTGGTGATCTATATAAACTCGGTCTTTCACCGTCCCATTATCTTCGACAACATGGTCTGACATATCTGGAAGAACTGGCAAGAGGCTGGAAATGGGTTGATTTTGTTAGAGAAACCAATCATCTGTTGAAACACTTTAACGTTTCACGGCAACAGCTTTTTCTACAGCATGGCTTAAAACCTTTGCTCCCTCAGTCCGTACTGTCGGCTTGGCAAGTATTACGCGGGCGCAAGCAGTCTTTGAATGGTAGACACTTGATTATTAAGCGTAGCTTTGCCAAGCAAATCGCGCTAAATAAGCGTATCCAGGCTCTGACTGGTTTTCAATCTAGTCAGCCTCTGACAGAAAGAGAACAACACTGGCGCGGTCTGACTTCAGGTGTGTTAACTCTCGGTCTAGAAGTATCAGATCACTACGCCGCAGCCTTTTCATTGGAACCCCGTCACCCATTTATGGATAAACGGTTGATTGAATTTTGCCTGTCTCTACCTCCTGAGCAAAAGCTTAACCAAGGTTGGTCTCGCTTTGTGATGCGACGTGCTATGACAAATGTTCTACCGGAGCAAGTCCAGTGGCGTCGTGGAAAAAGCGATATGAGTTCGAGTTTTGTCCACGGACTGTTGGTACATAACCGAAAGCTTGTGGACGAAGTGATGCAAAATGATCTGCACGGCATCGCTGAATATATCAATACAAAGTATCTACGTAAAATCTACAAAGAATTAATATCTGTAAGCGAGATTAAGCCTCCTGAAAGCTTAATAGATGTATCCCTCTGGCAAGTAGCAATGTTTACTCTTTGGCTACAACACAGTCAGCTAAAGCAGTAG
- a CDS encoding lasso peptide biosynthesis B2 protein has protein sequence MKQLHNYFKLSGGDRNLLAITFILLTAIRLGLFFLAFRNLLKLLQKISQQNFRFPFETHKSQISVGKIVWAVNVATRYMPRGAKCLARALTTQLLMSHYGYSSELRIGVAKKEGGQLEAHAWIEYQGRVALGYLPDLSRFIPLPSLEGVKL, from the coding sequence ATGAAACAGTTACATAACTATTTCAAACTGTCTGGGGGCGATCGCAATCTTTTAGCAATCACTTTTATCTTGCTGACAGCAATTAGGCTAGGGCTATTTTTTTTAGCCTTTCGGAATTTACTCAAGCTGTTGCAAAAGATAAGTCAGCAGAATTTTCGTTTCCCATTTGAGACTCATAAAAGTCAAATTTCTGTAGGCAAGATTGTCTGGGCTGTTAACGTAGCAACACGCTATATGCCTAGGGGGGCAAAGTGTCTAGCTCGCGCCTTAACGACCCAACTACTAATGAGCCACTACGGTTACTCCTCTGAACTACGTATAGGTGTTGCCAAAAAAGAGGGAGGACAACTGGAAGCCCACGCTTGGATTGAGTATCAGGGAAGGGTTGCCCTCGGCTATCTTCCAGACCTTTCCCGGTTTATCCCACTGCCATCTCTAGAAGGAGTCAAACTATGA